TCGAAGCCCGGGCATTGCAGGTGCTGGCGCTGCTCGGTCACGAGGAGGAACTGGCTCGTGTCGGGGTCGGTGCGCAGCAGCAGGCCCGTCTGCTTGAGGATCGGGACGTCGAGCGACTCGAACCCGAACACCTCGCCGTAGAAGCGCTTGATCTCGTCGCGCGAGGCGTCGAGCGCGCCCTTCGGCACGGTCAGCTCCATGTGGTTGAAGCGAAGCATCGGCGTCCTCCCTCGAGCGCGCGCGGAGTCTGTCACACGGGGCGCCGCGCTGAGAAGGGCCGGGCGCCCGCCGGTCAGCCCGCGTCCGAGAGCGCCTCGCTCTCGACGAGCGGCCGCCCGACGTTGCGCGCGATGAAGCCGAGCACGCGGCGCGACCACTCCGCGGGGTCGCGGTCGACGAGCGCGGAGTGCGTCGCGCCGTCGAGGATCCAGAGCTCGGCGCCGGGGGCGGCGGCGGCGAGCGCGCGCGTGTGCGCGACGTCGATCAGCGCGTCGTCGGTGCCGTGCGCGAGCAGCAGCGGGCGCGGCGCGATCCGCTGCACCGCCTCGAGCGGTGTCGGCAGCGCGCTCGCGCCGAGCCGCCAGACGACGGCGTGCCCGACGGCGCGCAGGAACGCGCGGCCGAGCGGCCCCGTCATGCCGTAGGTGCGACCGCCCGACTCGACCATCGCCGGGATGTCGGTGAACGCGTTGATCGCGACGACGCCGTCGATCGCCGGGTCGCTCGCCGCCGCGAGCAGCGCGCTCGCCGCGCCCTGCGACGTCCCGATCACGACCACGCGCTCGAGGCCGCGCACCTCCTTCGCGTGGCGAACGGCGGCCGACACGTCCTCGTGCTCGCGCACGCCGAACGACACGCCGCGCGCGGCGCCGTCGCTCGTGCCGTGCTCGCGGCAGTCGAACATCAGGACCGGATAGCCGGCGCCGCGCAGGAGGGGAAGGTGGCGGAGGAAGTCGCGGCGGTCGCCGCCCGCGCCGTGGACGGTGACGACGCCGATGCGCGCGAGCGGCCTCCCCGGCACCCACCACCCGCGCAGCGTCGAGCCGCCCGGCCCGGCGAACTCGACGTCCTCGAACGGGATGCCGTAGTCGATGCGCGGGTCGTGCAGGCCCGTGCCCCACCACTCCGCGCGGTCGCTCGCGTCGACGAGGCCCTCCTCGGGCGTGCTGTGCACGTACCACTCGGGGTAGAGCGCGTGCTCGGCGGCCCAGAGGACGGCGACGACGCCGGCGGCCGCGAGCACGGCGAGCACGGCGAGCGCGACGGAGATGCGGCGCATCGCGCGATCATGCCCGCGGCGCGCAGGCGGGTAAAGGCTCCCGTCGCCGCGCCCGCGCGCGTAGGATCGCCCGCTGCACGCGGCCGCGCCGCCGCGCGAGCCCAGGAGGAACGATGCCGCTCGGACCGCTCGACGACTACCTCGTGCACCAGACCACCGACCCCGTCGATCACGTCTTCACGAGCGATCGCAACTTCTACGACCGCTACTACTTCAACCTCCACGCGTCGAGCGACGAGCTGTTCCTCGTGACCGGGCTCGGGCAGTACCCGAACCTCGGGGTCACCGACGCCTTCGTGTGCGTCTCGCACGGCGACCGGCAGTACACGGTGCGCGCGTCGCGCGAGCTCGGCAGCGATCGCATGGACACCTCGGTCGGGCCGTTCCGGTTCGAGGTGCTCGAGGGGCTGCGCCGGCTGCGGCTCGTCTGCGAGGAGAACGAGTGGGGCGTCGCGTTCGACGTCGTCTTCGACGGCGTGCACGAAGCGCTGCTCGAGCCGAAGACCGTGAAGAAGTCGTTCGTGCGCACGACGTACGAGACGACGCGCTTCGCACAGGTGGGCGGCTACGGCGGGACGCTCACGGTGGCGGGCCGCACCTACGACGTGCAGCCCGACCGCTGGAAGGGCGCGCGCGATCGCTCGTGGGGCGTGCGTCCGGTCGGCGAGCCCGAGGCGCCCGGCATCCGCGCGAACGAGCCCCGCGCGGCGGGCTTCTTCCACAACTGGCTGCCCATGCAGTTCGACGACTACCTGCTCAAGGTCTACATCGAGGAGGGACCGGACGGAGAGCGCACGCTCGAGGAGGCCGTGAAGGTCCCGAACTTCGGCATCGACGCGCCGCACGAGCTGCTCGGCTCGCCGACGCACCGCATGACCTATCACCCAGGCACGCGCGAGGTCGCCGGCGCGACCATCGGCTTCGCGCACTCGCCGCTCACCGTGAAGACGACGCCGCTGCGCACCGTGAACCTCGGCATGGGAAGCGGCTACATGCCGCAGCCCGACTGGGCGCACGGGATGTACCAGGGCCCGCTCGTCGTCCAGGGCTTCGAGTACGACGCGTCGACGCCGCAGGCGCGCGCCCGGACGTTCGGCCTGAACGAGACGCTCTCGCGCTTCGACGCGAGCGACGGCGACGTCGGCTACGGCATGCACGAGAACCTGATCGCGGGAATCTACCGCCCGTACGGCTTCGACCGCCCCGACAGCGTCGCGAAGTGAGGGCGTCGGCGCCGCGCGCCGCGCGCGGGCTCGCCTAGCGTCGCCGCGCGCGGCGGCGCGCGACGAACAGCCAGTCCCAGGGGAGGGGGTCGCGCAGCAGGCGCGGCGCCCGCCCGCCCGGCAGCTCGAAGTACGCGCTCCACGGATACTCGACGCGCGCCTCCTCGACGACGTCGAAGCCCGCGTCGTCGAGCGCGCCGAGCGCCTCGCCGCGCAGGAAGTGCTTCGTGCGGGAGCCGTCGAGGTCGATCACGCCGTGCAGCAGGTCGCGCGCGGCGGCGGCCGTCGGCGCGATGCCCTCCCGCAGCAGGGCGGCGCCGCGCAGCCCGGAGCGGCGGTTCCAGGCGACGAGCCGCTCGTTCACCCACAGCGCCGCTTCGAGCGACGGGACGACGAGCAGGAGCGGCGCGCGCGGCGCGAGCGTCGCGCGCACGTGGCGGAGCATGCGCGCGCGATCCTCGTGCGAGGGCATGATCCACGCGTTCACGCAGATGCCGAGCTCGACGCCGCGCAGCCCGGCGACGGGCCGCCGCAGGTCGGCGCGCCGCAGCTCGACGTTCGGCAGGCGCTTCGCGCGCTCGCGCGCGACGGCGAGCAGCTTCGGCGCGAAGTCGAGCCCGACGACGCGCTCGAAGCGCCGCGCGAGCCGCGGCAGCTGGCGCCCCGTGCCGCAGCCGTAGTCGCACGCGAGGCGCGCGCGTCCCGCATGGGCGCGGAGCGCGCGCCGGAATGCGCCGCGCACGTCGCTGCCGACCGGGTCGAAGACCTCGTCCTCGAAGTCCTCGTGCATGGCGTCCCAGAAGCTCGAGCGCATGCCGCCTCCCGGACCGCCGACCTAGACGCCGAACGTGCGCCGGATGAGCTCGACGCTGATGCCGTCGGGGAGCAGCCGTCGTCCGATCGGCACGAGCCACGACGCGTCGCCGACCGCGTGGCGGACGCGCGGGCGCCGCGCGACGAGCGCGCGGTGGATCGCGCGCGCGACGACGATCGGCGGCGGCGCCTTCGGCAGGCTCGTGCGGATGTGCTCCTCGCAGGCGCGGATGCGCGCGCCGTACACGGAGGAGGATGGGTCGCCCCAGTCCATCGCGTCGTTGAAGGGCGTCGCGATGTCGCCCGGCTCGACGAGCGTGACGCCGATGCCGAGCGGCCCGACCTCGTTGCGCAGCGCGAGCGCGAGCGCGTCGATCGCGGCCTTGCTCGACGAGTAGTGCGACTGGAACGGGATCGGCGCGCGCCCGGCGAGCGAGCCGACGAGCACGACGCGCCCGCGGCCGCGCTCGCGCATCGCGGGCAGGACGGCGCGCAGGACGCGCAGCACGCCGAAGTAGTTCGTGTCGAGCTGGCGGCGCGCGGCGTCGACGTCGGTCTCCTCGACGCTCCCGAAGATGCTCATGCCGGCGTTGCAGACGACCGCGTCGATCGCGCCCGTCGCGGCGCGCATCGCGGCGACGGCGCGGGAAACCGACGCGTCGTCCGTCACGTCGAGCGCGAGCCACTCGACGCCGTCGGCGTCGGGCGACGGCGCGCGCTCGCGGCGGCTCGTGCCGAAGACGCGGAGGCCGCGCCGCGCGAGGAAGCGCGCCGTCTCCGCGCCGATGCCCGACGAGGCCCCCGTGACGAGGACGTTCTCCGCTGCCTGCATGTCCCCTCCGCGCGCGGCTCGCGCGCGACGCTACCACGCGCGCGCGCTACACCGACGCCGTGGCCGCGGCACGCACCGGAGCCCTCCTCGAAGCCTTCCACTTCCAGGCGCAGGCGTGCCGCGGCCTCGGCGCGCCGCTCGCCGCCGCGCTGCTCGATCGCGCGCGCGAGGACATCCGCGACGGCGGCCCGGTCGCCGCGCTCCTGGGCGACGTCGTCGACGATCCGCTGCGCGCCGCACTGCCGCTGCGGCTGCTCGCGGGGCTGCACCGGCTCGTCCTGACCGACGAGGCGCACGACCTCGCGGCCTACTGTGCGAGCGTCGGGGGCCGCTTCGACGCCGCACCCGGCTCGCGCGATGCGGACGCCGCGGGCGACTGCATGCTCGCGCTCGTCGCGGAGAAGTCGGCGCGGCTTCGCCCCCAGCTCGCGGTCGATCCGCAGACCAACGAGGTGGCGCGGTCGGGCGCGCTGTTCGGCGGCTTCCTGACGGTCTGGAAGCGCGCGAACCTCCCGCTGCAGCTGCTCGAGCTCGGGGCGAGCGCCGGCCTCAACCTGCGCTTCGACCGCTATCGCTACCGGCTCGGGATCTTCGAGTGGGGCGACGCGCGCTCGCCCGTCTTCGTGCACCCGCGCTGGGTGGGCGACTTCCTGACACCCGCCGCGCGGGACTTCGAGATCGCCGAGCGCGCGGGTTGCGACCTCGCGCCCATCGACGTCGCAGACCCGGAGCAGGCCGTGCGCCTGTGCTCGTACGTGTGGCCGGACGATCGCGATCGCTTCGATCGTCTGCGCGCGGCCATCGACGTTGCGCGCGCACACCCGGTCGCGATCGACCGCGACGATGCGCTCGACTGGCTCGCCGACCGGCTCGCGGACCGGCGGCCCGGCCGCGCGACCGTCGTGTTCCACTCCGTGTTCCAGCAGTACCTGTCCGCCGCGGATCGCGCCGAGCTCGAGGCGATGCTCGACGCCGCGGGACGCGAGGCGCGCATGGCCATGCCGCTCGCGTGGCTGCGGCTCGAGCAGGAGGAGCTCGTGTTCCGCCTGCGGCTGCGCAGCTGGGATGCCGCCGGGCGGCGCGACGAGCTGCTCGCCGAGGCCCACCCGCACGGGCGCTGGGTCGACTGGAAGGCGCGCGGGCTGCGGCCGATGATCGGCGAGGTCGAGGACGAGGGCTGAGGCGCGCGCCCGCCGGGATGCAGCAATCCGGAGCGTAGGCGATCGCCCCCAAAAGGTTTTTCCGCCAGTAGTCGATGGTGCGGCCGTCCGTTATGGTTCGCGGCCGCCGGAGCGGATGATGGTGGAGCCCGGCGGCCAATCCGACAGCGACGGTCTCGTGAAGAGAGGGCTTGGAACCTGATGCAGGGCGTCGTCGAGACGTCGGCGCATTCGTCGACGCAGGGTTTCGATGCGGCCGACATCCGTCGGCGCTACGGGAACGCGTTCCGTCCCCGACCCTGGATCTACTGGACCGACATGCTCGCCTCGGCGGCGGTCGGGTGGGCGGCCTTCGCGGAGGCGCTCGCCCAGCCGCTCGGCTCGGCGGCCTGGGGCCTCTGCCTCGGCATCGCGATCTTCGCGCATCTGCGCTCCGTCCTGTTCATCCACGAGCTCACACACCTCGCTCCCGATGCGCTCCCGGGCTTCGAGGTCGCGTGGCACGCGCTCGTCGGTGCGCCGCTCCAGGTGCCGAGCCTGATGTACGTGGGCTCGCACAACGACCACCACAAGCGAACGGCGTTCGGAACCGTCGACGACCCCGAGTACGCGTTCATCGCGAGCTACAGCCGCTGGCGCATCGTGCGCTTCGTCGTGAGCGTCGCGTTCGTGCCGCTCGTCCTGCCGCTGCGCTGGGGCGTGCTCGCGCCGCTCTCCTACCTGTTCCCGCCGCTCCGCCGGCTCGTCGTCGAGCGGCTGTCGACGCTCGGCATCAACCCGCAGTACCGCCGCCCGATGCCGAAGGGCTCGGCCGCGCGGCGCTGGGTGCGCCAGGAGACGGCGCTCGGCGTCGTGTTCTGGCTCGCCGTCGGCGCGTGGGCGATGGGCTGGATCGGTCTTCCGTTCTGGGCGACGTGGGTGTGCATGACGGGCGGCATCCTGCTCATCAACCAGGTCCGCACGCTCGCCGCGCATCGCTACGAGCGCGACGGCAGCCAGTGCGGGACGGTCGATCAGGTGCTCGACTCGATCAATCTGCGCGGGCTCCCGATCCTGACGGCGCTCGTCGCGCCCGTCGGGCTCCGCTACCACGCGCTGCACCACTTCCTGCCCGCGGTTCCCTACCACGCGCTCGGCACGCTCCACCGAAAGCTCGTTCGCGAGCTGCCGCAGGAGGCGCCCTACCACCGGACCGAGGCCGAGGGCGTGCTCGCGGCCGTGAAGCACCTCTGGTCGAAGGCGCCGGCCTAGCGAGCGCCGCGCCCTCAGCGCAGCGCGCGGCGTCCGAGCAGCCGGAAGATCACGGGCCATCCGAACAGCAGCGGGTGGCGCCGCTGGCGCTCCGTGAGCTCGGTGCGCACGCCCGAGTGGCGCTCCACCTTCCAGAGCGCGTAGGGCAGCCAGTCCCCGAACGTCGTCGCCGTCTTCAGCAGTCGCAGCGCGGCGAGCGCTTTGCAGACGGGGCGCATCGCCTGCCAGCGGAGCCGCGCCGCGCGGCGCGCCGCGGGCCGGCTCTCCACCTCGACCGCCCCCGCGAACGCCGTGAAGCGCGCGATGCGCCCGTCCTCGGCGAGCGACGCGAGCGCGGCGTGCGCGGCGCGCTCGTAGCGCTCCGGCGCGGCCTCCCAGTGCGAGCGGATCGTCTCGGGCGACTCGCTGCGGAACTCGGTCGAGTACGTGCGCGCGAAGGCCTGCTGCCAGAACGCGGCGAGCGAGAAGCGCTGCAGGCGCGGGCTGCCCGCGGCCGCCGGCATGAGCGGCGCCATACGCAGCGCGAACGTCCGCACCGCTTCGGCGACGGCCGCCGTCGCGCGCTCGCGCGCGCGCGCGTCGCGCGCCCAGGCGATCAGCGCCGGCTGCGCGAAGCGCGCCCAGATGTAGGGATGGAGCGCTCGCTCGCCCGCGAGCCGCTCGAATGCCGCCGCCGAGAGGACCGCGTACTTGCAGCGCACGTCGACGGGCTCCTCGCCGGGCGCGAGGGCGGCGCGCGTCTCGAGGTAGAACACGTTCGGCGGCAGGCACGCGTTCGCGAACGCGAGCCAGCCCGCGCCGTAGGTCGAGCGGTAGTCGTCGACGACGACGTAGAAGTCGAGGACGCCCTCGTGCGTCGCCTTGCGGAGGCACGAGCCGTAGAAGAGGACGGCGGCGACGCACGCGCCGTGACGCTCGACGATCGCGCGTGCGAGCGCCGCGGCCGCGGGAGGCGCGGGCCGCGCGAGCTCCGGGCGGACGAGCTCGACGAGCGCGTCGCGCGCGCCGGCCACGGAGCGCGCGTTCCTAGGCCCGGACGAAGCGGACGTTGTTCTCGGCGGTGATCGAGAGCGTGCGGCCGACACGCGGAGCGCACTGCTCGCCGTCGATCGTGAAGCCGCAGTCGAAGCGCAGCTCGGCGCGCTTGCAGTTGCGGCTCAGATAGCCGTTGTCCTCGGTCGCGTGGACGTTCGGGTGCCCGAAGAGCAGTCCGGGCACCGTGCGCGCGCGGTGGCGGGCATCGCTCGCGAGGCCCGTGAAGCGCACGCCGCCCGGGCCCTCGCCCCAGAAGGGGCGCAGCCGCGCGAAGAGCTGCGGCAGCGTCGACGCCATGAAGAGCGTGAACTCGCCCGGGGCGATCAGCTCGCCGTCGAGGTGCACCTGCGCCTTGTCGGGCGCGACCATGCCGTCCGTGCCGCCGAGCAGGAGCTTGCCGACGAGCGCGCCGATCACCGTCGTCGAGCCGAAGACGCCGCGCGCCCGGCCCTGCGGGAACGACGAGTGCACGAGCTCGATCCCGCGGTAGATGACGCCGCCGCCGAAGAACATTCCGCAGCGCACCTCGCCGTCGGACTCGACGCGCAGGACGTCGCGGCGCCGGATGCGCTCCTCGAGCCGACCCTGGCGGGCGGCCTGGATCACCGTCTCGAGGCTGCGGACCGGGTCGCGGTGGGCGCCGATGTCGAGCGCCGTGGTGTTGGTCCGGCCGCCGCGCAGCACGGCGATCATCGGGACGCGGCCGTCGAAGACGCCGTGCTCGAGGATCTCGGTCAGCGCGTGGGCGAGGGTGCCGTCGCCGCCGTTGACGACGAGCAGGTCGACTTCCTGGCGCGAGAGGTCGGAGAGGGCCTCGGGCACGGCGCTCGCGTGGTCGGTCTCGACGTGCACGACCTCCGGGTAGTTGCGGATCAGCTGGAGGAGGCGCCAGACCTGCTTGTCGCTGCGACCCGCGCGGAGGTTGTTGAGCAAGCCGATACGCAAAGCCAAAGCTCGACCCTGCTGTGACCAGCGGCGCGGACGGATGCGGAAACGAGCGCGATGCGCGGACGCCGAAGGCGTGGTGCGCGGCGTTGGTTCCCGGGTCAGCGGCCGGAAAAGGTGTCGGAGAACGAGGTAGCCGTGGATCCCTCACCCTGGAACCGGTGGGGGCCCCCTCCAGAGCTGGCGCGCAGCGTAACGTCGATCACCGATCTCGCCCACACCCGGTAGGGGCGGACGTCGAGCGCCATCGACATGACGGTGCGGAGGGGTTGGGGAAAAGCCTTCAGGAAGTCCTGCTCGAAGAGCGGTGAAGACGCCTTCACCGAGCCTTCGACGTCGGGCCCGCGCAGCGCGAGCACGGCGGGGACGGGATAGCCGCGCGTGGAGGCGCCCGAGAGCGCGCCCTCCGCCGTCGCTTCGAGGTTCGCGTACGCAGTGGGGGCGTCGTCCTCGCGCGCGATGGCCATCCAGGCGCGGCCTTCCCCGCCGGGGCGCTGCCACTGGAGCACGAGCGCGGAAGCGCGGCCGTCGCGGTCGACGCCGACGGCCGACACGCGCCGCGCGCCGCCGAACGCCGCGTCCGGCGACCACGCGTGGAGCAGGCTCGCCGTTCCCGCGACCGTGCGCGGCGTCGCCCACTCGCGCAGCTGGATCGTCCCCACGATCGGAACCAGCGTCGCGAGCAGCTCGCTCTGCGCGCCGGGCGGCTCGAAGTCGGCCGGCAGTGCGGCGCGCGCCTCGAGCGGGAGCTGCAGATCGACGCGGATGCGGCTCTTGTCGATGCGATAGCGCGCGTAGTCGCGCGAGAGGTCGAGATGCGTCGTCCCGATGTCGAGCCGGCGGCGATCGGCGGAGAGCTCCCACTCGTCGCTCCTGCGCACGTTGTCGAACGCGTGCACGCGCTCGTCGCGGTCGACCCAGAGCCCGGACGCGACGGCGTTGCGCTCGCCCGGGCCCGCGTTCGTCACGAGGATGCGCGCGAGCAGCAGGCCGCCGTCGTCGAAGCTCGCGATGAGCTGGTACTCGTCGCTCGCCTGGTCGCCGCCGCGGCGCACGGCGGGGTCGGGCTGCGGAAGCGCGTCGGCGCCGCTCGGGTCGCCGTTCGCGAACGCGGGGAGTGCGGTCAGGAGCAGTGCGAGCAGGCGGGTGGGCGCGGCGGCGCGCCGGCGCGATCGCCGGCCTGTGGTCTCGCGGGGCGCGGGCATGGCGGCCTCCGACGGGCGCACGCGCACCCGATTCAGCGCGCCGCCGTCGCGACGCTCGCGCCCTCTTCGTACCACGGACGGATCCGCGTGCCCCGCGCGCGCAGCGCGAGCGCCTGCGCGATGCGGACGAGCTGGATGGCGATGCTCCCGAGCGTCCACAGCGCGATCGCGCGGAGGCCCGCTTGCGGTGACGCGAAAGCGAGCCCGGCGGAGAGCAGCAGCAGGTTCGGGTTGCGCCGTGCGATCACCTGCCGGAACCACCCGTCGAACGGCCGCCACGTGAACATCTCCATCTCGAAGAGCAGCAGGAAGACGCCTTCGAGGAGACGGCCGACGACGTAGCCACCGACGACGATCCACACGGTCGCGAGCTGCGCTCCGAAGCCGGGCTCGCCCTGCGCGAGCCCCCACGCCCACGCGGCCCACCACAGCGGGGGGTGGACGAGGTCGAGCCCGTGATCGAGCACGTGCCCGAAGCGCGACGACGTGAGCGTGCAGCGCGCGAGCTTGCCGTCGACGGTGTCGAGGAACGTCATGATCCACGCGAGCGCGAGGCCGGGCGCGAAGCCGCGTCCGCCGCCCGCCCACAGCGCGATCACGGCGATGGCGAGCGCGTAGCTCACCGCCGTCACGGTGTTGGGGGTGATGCCGCGTCGCACGCATGCCCGCACCGCGGCGCGCGCGGGCACGGGCCAGACCCACTTCGTGACGAGATCGGTGACGCCCTTGTAGGACGCCGCGAAGATCTCGTTCTCGACGCCGCGCACGTTCGAGTCGACGGCGGGCAGCGCGAAGGGCGGCTGGTGCTTGCGGAGTCGTTCGTCGTAGGCGGGAACGAGATCGCCCGGGGCGAGCGTCGCGAAGCCCGCGCGCGCGCCACCGGCGAGCGCGTCGCGCGCGGCGGCGGCGCGGTCGGGCCCGGCGACGACGGCGAGCGGGCGCCCGTCGTCGCCCGCGAGCAGCGTGCCGGCCGGCGCCGCGGCGAGCGCGTGCAGGAGCCGCTCGTCGTAGAACGTGTCCGCGCGGACGAGCAGCACGCGGTCGTCGCTAGGCGAGGGGACGACGCCGTCGCGATCGCGCGCGACGTGCACGACGCCGGCGCGAGCGAGTCCGCGCTCGAGCCGCTCGCTCGCCGTGAGGCCGAACGCGCGCGCGCGCGCGGCGTCGGCGTCGACGAGCACGGCGAGCAGACCGCTCGCGCTCCCGCCGCTCGCGGGCGACGTCTCTCGCGGTCGGGGCCGCGCGTGGGACTCGTCGGGTGTCATCGGAGCTCGTGCGGGGGAGGGCGGCGCGGAACCTATCACACGCGCTGGGGCTGAGATAGGCTCGCGCGCGAGCGAACGACGCGACGTGTTCACCCTGGCGCACATCTCCGACTGGCACGCGACGACGCTCGAGGGCGCACCGCTCGCGGCACTCGCGAACAAGCGCTTCTTCGGGTGGCAGTCGTGGCTTCGCAAGCGGCGCAAGCGTCACCGCCCCGAGGTGCTCCGCGCCGTGTTCGACGACGTGCGCGCGTGCGCGCCCGACCACGTCGTCGTCACCGGCGACCTCACGAACGTCGGTCTTCCCCAGGAGTTCGCGGAGGCCGCCGCGCAGCTGCGCGAGCTCGGCGACCCCACGTGGGTCACGGTCGTGCCCGGCAACCACGACGCGTACGTGCGCGTTCCCTCCGACGTCGGTGTCGACGCGTGGGCGCCGTATCTGTGCGGGGACGGGGCGGCGGCGGACGCGCGCGCGCCGCGCGCGAGCGAGTATCCGACGCTGCGCGTGCGCGACGGCGTCGCGATCGTGGGCGTGTGCACGGCGCGGCCGACGGCGTGGCTCCTCGCGAGCGGCGAAGTCGGCGCGGGCCAGCTCGCGCGGCTCGAGGCGCGCCTGCGCGCGCTCGGCGAGCGCGGGCTCGTGCGCGTCGTCGCATTGCACCATCCGCCGACCGACGAGGGCGTGTCGTGGCGTCGACGCCTGCGCGACTGGCGCGCGCTCCAGCACGTGCTCGCGCGCGCGGGTGCCGAGCTCGTCGTGCACGGTCACCGCCATCGCACGTGGCTGGGCGAGATCCCGGGACGCGGGGCGCCCATCGCCGTCGGCGGCACCCGCTCCGCGTCCGACGTCGGCGTGAAGGACGCCGCGCGCGCGCAGTACCACCTCTACCGGATCGAGCGCGACGGCGCGCAGGTGCGGATTCGCGTCGAGGTCCGCGGCTGGGATCGCGCGCGCCGCTGCATGGCACCCGAGCGCGAGCACGCGTTCGCGTCCGTCCCCGCGCCGGTACCCGTGCCTCTCCGCGCCTAACGAGGCGCGCGCGAGGGCGGCGCGGCGGCGTCGACGCGCGCGCCCGCGCGCCCGCGCTCGCCGATCACGCGCTCGACGAGCGCGAGGTCGGCCGGCGTGTCGACGTCGACCGCCGCGTCGGCGAACGGCAGCACGACGGGCGCGGCCTCGGCGCCGATCGCGCGCGACGCGCGCGCGAAGGCGGCCTCGAGCGAGAGCACGCGCAGCGCGAACAGCGCGAGCGTTCCGAGCCCGAAGGCGCGCGCGAGCTTCCACGGCTGCTTGCGGTCGCGCTCGACGCGGCGCCAGAACTCGACGGCACGCCGCGCCGCGGGCGTGCGCAACGCGAAGAGGTTCGCGCCCGAGACGCCGCCGTCGCGGAAGCGCAGGTACGTGCGCCGCGTGTCGGGGAAGCGCGCGCGGATCGTCGCCTCGCGGACGACGCCGACCGCCACGTCCGCGCCCGCCGCGTCCGCCCCGGCGAGGAACGCGTCGAGGATGTCGGCGTCGAGCAGCGCGTGGTCCGCGGTCGTCAGCAGGACGGGCCGCGGCGCCGTCGCGCGCGCGCGCGCATCGAGCGCCTGCAGCACGCTCTCGCTCGGCGACGACGCGGCGCGCAGGATCGCGGCGTCGCCCGCGGCGACGAGCTCGGGCCGGTCGATGCTGACGCGGATCGCGCCGATGCGCGGGTGCGCGCGCAGCGTGCGCAGCACGCGCTCGAGCATCGGCTCGCCCGCGACGGGCACGAGTGCGCGGTGCGCGGCGCCGTGACTCTCGGCGAACGGATCCTCGCCCGCGCGGCGGCCGGCGAGCACGATGGCGTCGTACGGCTGCGGATCGGCGGCGGGTGTCACGCGCCGAGTGGTACCGCAGTCGCCCGCCGCGCGCGCACGACGCGACCGTCTGCGATCTCGCCTATGCTCGCCCGCCCGCGTCGACGCCGGCGGCCGCTCGCGCGTCGGCCGGGGCGGGGGGGCGCGTGCGGCTGTTCATCGATGCGACGGGTGCGTCCTCGCGCGCGGCGGGCGCGGGCGCCGTACGCGTCTTCGGGATGCCGCTCGCGGAGCGCCACGCACTCGGCGCCCTCGAGGCGGGCCTCGACGTCGACACCGTCGTCGTCGCGGTCGCGCACGACGACGCCGGCCTCGCGCTGCCGGCGAGCCTCCGCGCGCGCGTCCGCATCTCGATCGCGACTCCCGGCGAGAGCGAGGACGCGAGCGCCGCGGCCGTCGCGCAGCTCGCCGCGCTGCTCGCCGACGGGACGGGCGCGCCCGTGCTCGTCGCCCCCGGCGACGCCGTCGCCGACGCGCGCATCCTCGCGCAGCTCGCGGAGGGTTCCGGCTCGCGCGTGTTCGCCGCCGGCGAAGGCGCCGATCGCCGCCGGCTCGCGCTGCTCCAGCCGGGCGTGGGGCTGCGCGGGGAGAGCATCGACGCGGCGCTCGACGCGCTCGTCGCGAGCGGCGACGCCGCCGTGCTCCGCGAGGACGAGTTCCGCGGCTACATCGCGATGCTGCGCCGCGACCTCGCCCCCTACGTCGTTCCGGTGCGCGACGAGGGCGAGCGCCGCCGCGTCGAGCGCTTCCTCTTCTGGTCGAACTACAAGGGCTCGACCGACTTCATGACCCGCTACGTGTACCCGCCGTTCGTGTGGCTGCTCGTGCGGCCGC
This genomic interval from Myxococcota bacterium contains the following:
- a CDS encoding methyltransferase domain-containing protein — its product is MRSSFWDAMHEDFEDEVFDPVGSDVRGAFRRALRAHAGRARLACDYGCGTGRQLPRLARRFERVVGLDFAPKLLAVARERAKRLPNVELRRADLRRPVAGLRGVELGICVNAWIMPSHEDRARMLRHVRATLAPRAPLLLVVPSLEAALWVNERLVAWNRRSGLRGAALLREGIAPTAAAARDLLHGVIDLDGSRTKHFLRGEALGALDDAGFDVVEEARVEYPWSAYFELPGGRAPRLLRDPLPWDWLFVARRRARRR
- a CDS encoding SDR family oxidoreductase, translating into MQAAENVLVTGASSGIGAETARFLARRGLRVFGTSRRERAPSPDADGVEWLALDVTDDASVSRAVAAMRAATGAIDAVVCNAGMSIFGSVEETDVDAARRQLDTNYFGVLRVLRAVLPAMRERGRGRVVLVGSLAGRAPIPFQSHYSSSKAAIDALALALRNEVGPLGIGVTLVEPGDIATPFNDAMDWGDPSSSVYGARIRACEEHIRTSLPKAPPPIVVARAIHRALVARRPRVRHAVGDASWLVPIGRRLLPDGISVELIRRTFGV
- a CDS encoding alpha/beta fold hydrolase is translated as MRRISVALAVLAVLAAAGVVAVLWAAEHALYPEWYVHSTPEEGLVDASDRAEWWGTGLHDPRIDYGIPFEDVEFAGPGGSTLRGWWVPGRPLARIGVVTVHGAGGDRRDFLRHLPLLRGAGYPVLMFDCREHGTSDGAARGVSFGVREHEDVSAAVRHAKEVRGLERVVVIGTSQGAASALLAAASDPAIDGVVAINAFTDIPAMVESGGRTYGMTGPLGRAFLRAVGHAVVWRLGASALPTPLEAVQRIAPRPLLLAHGTDDALIDVAHTRALAAAAPGAELWILDGATHSALVDRDPAEWSRRVLGFIARNVGRPLVESEALSDAG
- a CDS encoding fatty acid desaturase — translated: MQGVVETSAHSSTQGFDAADIRRRYGNAFRPRPWIYWTDMLASAAVGWAAFAEALAQPLGSAAWGLCLGIAIFAHLRSVLFIHELTHLAPDALPGFEVAWHALVGAPLQVPSLMYVGSHNDHHKRTAFGTVDDPEYAFIASYSRWRIVRFVVSVAFVPLVLPLRWGVLAPLSYLFPPLRRLVVERLSTLGINPQYRRPMPKGSAARRWVRQETALGVVFWLAVGAWAMGWIGLPFWATWVCMTGGILLINQVRTLAAHRYERDGSQCGTVDQVLDSINLRGLPILTALVAPVGLRYHALHHFLPAVPYHALGTLHRKLVRELPQEAPYHRTEAEGVLAAVKHLWSKAPA
- a CDS encoding diacylglycerol kinase family protein, with product MRIGLLNNLRAGRSDKQVWRLLQLIRNYPEVVHVETDHASAVPEALSDLSRQEVDLLVVNGGDGTLAHALTEILEHGVFDGRVPMIAVLRGGRTNTTALDIGAHRDPVRSLETVIQAARQGRLEERIRRRDVLRVESDGEVRCGMFFGGGVIYRGIELVHSSFPQGRARGVFGSTTVIGALVGKLLLGGTDGMVAPDKAQVHLDGELIAPGEFTLFMASTLPQLFARLRPFWGEGPGGVRFTGLASDARHRARTVPGLLFGHPNVHATEDNGYLSRNCKRAELRFDCGFTIDGEQCAPRVGRTLSITAENNVRFVRA
- a CDS encoding DUF2332 family protein, translating into MAAARTGALLEAFHFQAQACRGLGAPLAAALLDRAREDIRDGGPVAALLGDVVDDPLRAALPLRLLAGLHRLVLTDEAHDLAAYCASVGGRFDAAPGSRDADAAGDCMLALVAEKSARLRPQLAVDPQTNEVARSGALFGGFLTVWKRANLPLQLLELGASAGLNLRFDRYRYRLGIFEWGDARSPVFVHPRWVGDFLTPAARDFEIAERAGCDLAPIDVADPEQAVRLCSYVWPDDRDRFDRLRAAIDVARAHPVAIDRDDALDWLADRLADRRPGRATVVFHSVFQQYLSAADRAELEAMLDAAGREARMAMPLAWLRLEQEELVFRLRLRSWDAAGRRDELLAEAHPHGRWVDWKARGLRPMIGEVEDEG